A part of Calonectris borealis chromosome 30, bCalBor7.hap1.2, whole genome shotgun sequence genomic DNA contains:
- the CD63 gene encoding CD63 antigen gives MAVEGGMKCVKFLVFVFNFIFWVCGVALIAIGIYAQVALDKALAVSSGSAASTPVAILVLGIIIFFISFFGCCGAWKESYCMVTTFAVLLSIIFLVEVAAAIAGYVFKDKVRSVLEDGLWDAMHKYGEDAPLTEAVDELQRDFACCGANNYTDWATIERFKVNNTVPRSCCRVNTTSCNVRPSPATVYEKGCLQSIEAWMKKNILTVAAVALGIAFFEILGIVFACCLMKGIRSGYEVM, from the exons ATGGCGGTCGAGGGCGGGATGAAATGTGTGAAGTTCCTGGTTTTCGTCTTCAACTTCATCTTCTGG gtGTGCGGCGTGGCCCTCATCGCCATCGGCATCTACGCCCAGGTGGCCCTCGATAAAGCGCTGGCCGTCAGCAGCGGCTCCGCCGCCAGCACCCCCGTCGCCATCCTGGTGCTGGGCATCATCATCTTCTTCATCTCCTTCTTCGGCTGCTGCGGCGCCTGGAAGGAGAGTTACTGCATGGTCACCACG TTCGCTGTCCTGCTCAGCATCATCTTCCTGGTGGAGGTCGCCGCCGCCATCGCTGGATATGTCTTCAAGGACAAG GTCCGCTCGGTGCTGGAGGATGGGCTGTGGGACGCCATGCACAAGTACGGGGAGGACGCGCCCTTGACGGAGGCGGTGGACGAGCTCCAGAGGGAT ttCGCTTGCTGCGGAGCCAACAACTACACAGACTGGGCCACCATCGAGCGGTTCAAGGTCAACAACACGGTGCCCCGGTCCTGCTGCCGCGTCAACACCACCTCCTGCAACGtccgccccagccccgccaccgTCTACGAGaag GGCTGCCTCCAGAGCATCGAAGCCTGGATGAAGAAGAACATCCTCACCGTGGCCGCCGTCGCCCTGGGCATCGCCTTCTTCGAG ATCCTGGGCATCGTCTTCGCTTGCTGCTTGATGAAGGGCATCCGCAGCGGCTACGAGGTCATGTAG
- the RDH5 gene encoding retinol dehydrogenase 5, translating to MWLYLLLAALAWALGWLVRDRRTLPSVKDKHVFITGCDSGFGNLLARRLARRGYRVLAACLTQKGADGLQRSCSGHLRTTLLDVTRSDSIRRAVEWVRAEVGEKGLFGLVNNAGVANPIGPTEWMGMEDYRQVMAVNAFGAIEVTLQLLPLLKRARGRVVNTSSVLGRLSANGGGYCISKYCIEAFSDSLRRDMYHFGVKVSIVEPGFFKTAVTNLESIEASLRQLWDRLAPETRLSYGEDFFHKYLKVQRLIMNVVCDADLSKVTRCMEHALGARHPRTRYSAGWDAKLLWLPASYLPACLVDFALATILPKPAHRVR from the exons ATGTGGCTGTACCTCTTGCTGGCGGCGCTGGCCTGGGCGCTGGGCTGGCTGGTGCGGGACCGCCGGACCCTGCCCTCCGTCAAGGACAAGCACGTCTTCATCACCGGCTGCGACAGCGGCTTTGGCAACCTGCTGGCGCGGCGGCTGGCCCGCCGGGGCTACCGGGTGCTGGCCGCCTGCCTGACCCAGAAGGGGGCTGATGGCCTCCAGCGGAGCTGCTCCGGCCACCTCCGCACCACCCTGCTCGATGTCACCCGCTCCGACAGCATCCGCCGGGCCGTCGAGTGGGTGCGGGCAGAGGTGGGCGAGAAAG GTCTCTTCGGGCTGGTGAACAACGCGGGGGTGGCCAACCCCATCGGCCCCACGGAGTGGATGGGGATGGAGGACTACCGGCAGGTCATGGCCGTCAACGCCTTCGGGGCCATCGAGGTGACgctccagctcctgcccctgctgaagcgggcgcggggccgggtgGTCAACACCTCCAGCGTGCTGGGCCGCCTCTCCGCCAACGGCGGCGGCTACTGCATCTCCAAGTACTGCATCGAGGCCTTCTCCGACAGCCTGCG GCGCGACATGTACCACTTCGGGGTGAAGGTCAGCATCGTGGAGCCCGGCTTCTTCAAGACGGCGGTGACCAACCTGGAGAGCATCGAGGCGTCCCTGCGCCAGCTCTGGGACCGCCTGGCGCCCGAGACGCGGCTCAGCTACGGCGAGGATTTCTTCCACAAGT ACCTCAAGGTGCAGCGGCTCATCATGAACGTCGTCTGCGACGCGGACCTCAGCAAGGTGACCCGCTGCATGGAGCATGCGCTGGGCGCCCGGCACCCGCGCACCCGCTACAGCGCCGGCTGGGACGCCAAGCTGCTCTGGCTGCCCGCCTCCTACCTGCCCGCCTGCCTCGTCGACTTCGCCCTGGCCACCATCCTGCCCAAGCCGGCCCACCGCGTCCGCTAG
- the BLOC1S1 gene encoding biogenesis of lysosome-related organelles complex 1 subunit 1, which translates to MLSRLLKEHQARQSERRELQERRRREAIAAATRLTEALVDHLNVGVAQAYVNQRKLDHEVKTLQVQAAQFAKQTGQWITMVENFNQALKEIGDVENWARSIEMDMRTIATALEYVYKGQLQPSCS; encoded by the exons ATGCTGTCCCGGCTGCTGAAGGAGCACCAGGCGCGGCAGAGCGAGCGGCGGGAGCTGCAGG AGCGGCGGCGCAGGGAGGCCATCGCCGCCGCCACCCGCCTGACCGAGGCCCTGGTCGATCACCTCAACGTGGG gGTGGCGCAGGCCTACGTCAACCAGCGGAAGCTGGACCACGAGGTGAAGACGCTGCAGGTGCAGGCGGCCCAGTTCGCCAAGCAGACGGGGCAGTGGATCACCATGGTGGAGAACTTCAACCAGGCCCTCAAG GAGATCGGTGACGTGGAGAACTGGGCCCGCAGCATCGAGATGGACATGCGGACCATCGCCACCGCCCTGGAGTACGTCTACAaggggcagctccagccctcctgctcctga